A window of bacterium contains these coding sequences:
- a CDS encoding acyltransferase yields MDAPANDAPYRLIDDVTFGDDVRVGSFTNLYGCSIGSETRIGPFVEIQRGATVGARCKVQSHTFICSGVEIGNEVFVGHGVMFINDKHPRATTELGAPQSDGDWRLIATHVDDRASIGSGAVILAGVTIGAGALVGAGAVVTRDVAPGETVAGVPARLIGRET; encoded by the coding sequence ATGGACGCGCCGGCTAACGACGCGCCGTACCGCTTGATCGACGACGTCACATTCGGTGACGACGTCCGAGTCGGGTCGTTCACGAACCTCTATGGATGCTCCATCGGCAGCGAGACGCGGATTGGGCCTTTCGTCGAGATTCAGCGCGGGGCGACCGTCGGTGCTCGCTGCAAGGTCCAGAGCCACACCTTCATCTGCAGCGGGGTCGAGATCGGCAACGAGGTTTTCGTCGGCCATGGCGTCATGTTCATCAACGACAAGCATCCACGCGCGACGACGGAGCTCGGGGCGCCCCAGTCGGACGGCGACTGGAGGCTCATCGCCACGCACGTCGACGACCGAGCCTCCATCGGCTCTGGCGCGGTCATCCTCGCCGGCGTGACCATCGGAGCCGGGGCGCTCGTCGGCGCGGGGGCCGTTGTCACGCGGGACGTCGCGCCGGGCGAGACGGTGGCCGGCGTGCCGGCGCGGTTGATCGGCCGCGAAACCTGA
- a CDS encoding DegT/DnrJ/EryC1/StrS family aminotransferase, which yields AVAAQIGPKTHMVLPVHLYGQMADMGTLRNLAEGKGIAILEDACQAHGARRAGIGAGAAGAAGAFSFYPGKNLGAGGDAGAFVTNDRMLATSVRALREHGQTAKYVHLCEGWTARLDTIQALMLLHKLPRLDEWNAQRRAAARYYAEGLAGVGDLVLPSVGPESEPVWHLYVVRTADPEALALFLRENGIGTGRHYPDPVHLTAAYARLSLGAGSFPVAERLARECLSLPIFPGISEEQLAAVVGGVRAFFDGRAG from the coding sequence TGCGGTGGCGGCGCAGATCGGGCCGAAGACGCACATGGTGCTTCCGGTGCACCTCTACGGCCAGATGGCAGACATGGGCACCCTCCGGAATCTGGCCGAGGGCAAGGGCATCGCGATCCTCGAGGACGCCTGCCAGGCTCACGGCGCCCGCCGCGCCGGCATCGGAGCGGGGGCGGCCGGAGCCGCCGGGGCGTTCAGCTTCTACCCCGGGAAGAACCTCGGCGCTGGAGGCGACGCAGGCGCTTTCGTCACCAACGATCGGATGCTGGCGACCAGCGTCCGCGCGCTCCGCGAACATGGACAGACGGCGAAGTACGTGCACCTCTGCGAGGGATGGACCGCGCGACTCGACACGATCCAGGCGCTCATGTTGCTGCACAAGCTGCCGCGGCTCGACGAGTGGAATGCCCAGCGCCGCGCTGCCGCCCGGTACTACGCCGAGGGGCTCGCCGGTGTCGGCGATCTCGTGCTCCCGTCGGTGGGCCCGGAGAGCGAGCCGGTATGGCACCTGTACGTCGTCCGCACGGCCGACCCGGAAGCACTCGCCCTCTTCCTTAGGGAGAATGGGATCGGTACGGGTCGCCACTACCCCGACCCGGTCCACCTCACGGCGGCGTACGCGCGGCTCAGCTTGGGCGCCGGGAGCTTCCCGGTTGCAGAGCGCCTGGCGCGTGAATGCCTCTCGTTGCCGATCTTCCCCGGCATCAGCGAAGAGCAGTTGGCGGCCGTCGTCGGCGGCGTGCGAGCGTTCTTCGATGGACGCGCCGGCTAA